The Chitinophaga sp. H8 genome contains a region encoding:
- a CDS encoding RNA polymerase sigma factor, translating to MFNEREIISRILNGDLQAFELLVKQYQQLVFYIVNKLVKEQPDTEDISQEVFIKVYENLRNFSFKSKLSTWIASIAYRTALNHIRDNKKARIMHSGEDIADFYFTTETPERLSEQKDITAYINKLIAEMPLPYKSVLTLYHMNELSYQEIEQITGMPEGTVKNYLFRARKLLKDKLKSCLKDEYIRKPD from the coding sequence ATGTTTAATGAAAGAGAAATTATTTCGCGGATATTAAACGGTGATTTGCAAGCCTTTGAATTATTGGTAAAACAATATCAACAACTTGTATTTTACATCGTTAACAAACTCGTAAAGGAGCAGCCTGATACGGAAGATATTTCTCAGGAAGTATTCATTAAGGTGTATGAAAACCTCCGGAATTTTTCCTTTAAATCGAAGTTATCTACCTGGATAGCAAGTATTGCCTACCGTACTGCACTGAATCATATCAGGGATAATAAAAAAGCCCGGATAATGCATTCCGGGGAGGATATAGCAGATTTTTACTTTACCACCGAAACTCCGGAACGGCTATCAGAACAAAAGGACATTACCGCTTATATTAACAAGCTGATAGCTGAGATGCCGCTACCGTATAAAAGTGTACTCACCTTATATCATATGAACGAGCTTTCTTATCAGGAAATTGAGCAGATCACAGGAATGCCGGAGGGTACAGTAAAAAATTATCTGTTCAGAGCGCGTAAACTTTTAAAAGATAAACTTAAATCTTGTTTAAAAGATGAATACATCAGAAAACCAGACTGA